A window of Streptomyces sp. SAI-127 contains these coding sequences:
- a CDS encoding ATP-dependent DNA helicase produces the protein MPARITDPDQLKELLGIPFTPEQTACITAPPAPQVIVAGAGSGKTTVMAARVVWLVGTGQVAPEQVLGLTFTNKAAGELAERVRKALIKAGVTDPDIIDPDNPPGEPVISTYHAFAGRLLTDHGLRIGLEPTSRLLADATRYQLAARVLREAPGPYPALTRSFADLVSDLLTLDAELAEHLVHPERLRAYDAELLRALQGAKLTNDALRKVPETAAARRELAELVARYRAAKRERDLLDFGDQIALSARLAGAPEVGRILRDEFKVVLLDEYQDTSVAQRVLLAGLFGGGTGHPVTAVGDPCQAIYGWRGASVANLDDFPEHFAHPDGRPATRQALSENRRSGGRLLDLANGLAEPLRAMHAGVEALRPAPGAERDGMVRCALLPTHAEEIDWLGDSIAHLVRTGKEPGEIAVLCRTATDFAEIQRALVERDVPVEVVGLSGLLHLPEVADLVAVCEVLQDPGANAALVRLLTGPRWRIGPRDLALLGRRARRLVSHARADGDDDPDRRLAEAVEGVDPAEVISLADALETFLETPLYSDDEDDDGLPFSPDARVRFARLAAELRDLRRSLADPLMDVLHRVLAVTGLEVELSASPHALAARRRETLSNFLDIAASFAAGDNEATLLAFLGFLRTAAQYEKGLDNALPGGENTVKVLTAHKSKGLEWDVVAVPGLVTGTFPSTQGREKWTAQGKVLPHALRGDTDTLPDVDSWDSRGMKAFHEAMKDHQHTEELRLGYVTFTRPRSLLLGSGHWWGPTQKKPRGPSDFLKALSDHCTAGHGEIEAWADEPAEDAENPALHGQSADQVWPLPLDDTALARRRAAAETVLAHLENLASHPDGHPAVAHDPDTYDDPDWPPPPDDGEPDFDDRDFADRDFAEPDLEDFTDAEDEPLPEDPADWDTWTTIRAAVPHQATAPDGDEPPGPGEGPRSHPEEREPQEPRAHAPERPPKRPRAQQTPTHPRLTPEEARTIASWDRDLDALAGELLRTRQAVTDVPLPASLTASQVLRLAGDPDGLAQELARPMPRPPQPAARQGTRFHAWVEARFEALTLPMLEPDDLPGSDAEIADERDLEALKDAFERSEYAHRTPYRIETPFQLALAGRVIRGRIDAVYRHSHGDTTTYEIVDWKTGRTRTADPLQLAVYRLAWAERQGVPVESVTAAFLYVRTGDVVRPKDLPGRAALERLLTQGPGGQSNGSARAHCEEPPTEDVGAGR, from the coding sequence ATGCCCGCTCGTATCACCGATCCCGATCAGCTCAAGGAGCTCCTCGGCATCCCGTTCACCCCGGAGCAGACGGCCTGCATCACCGCGCCGCCCGCCCCGCAGGTGATCGTGGCCGGAGCCGGCTCGGGCAAGACGACGGTGATGGCGGCGCGCGTGGTCTGGCTGGTCGGCACCGGCCAGGTCGCCCCCGAACAGGTCCTCGGCCTCACCTTCACCAACAAGGCCGCCGGAGAACTCGCCGAGCGCGTCCGCAAGGCGCTCATCAAGGCGGGCGTCACCGACCCCGACATCATCGATCCGGACAACCCGCCGGGCGAACCCGTGATCTCCACCTACCACGCCTTCGCGGGCCGCCTGCTGACCGACCACGGCCTGCGCATCGGGCTCGAACCCACCTCCAGGCTGCTCGCCGACGCCACCCGCTACCAGCTCGCCGCGCGCGTACTGCGCGAGGCCCCCGGCCCCTACCCGGCACTGACCCGCTCCTTCGCCGACCTCGTCAGCGACCTCCTCACCCTCGACGCAGAACTCGCCGAGCACCTCGTACACCCCGAGCGCCTGCGCGCGTACGACGCCGAACTGCTGCGCGCCCTGCAAGGCGCCAAGCTCACCAACGACGCTCTGCGCAAAGTCCCCGAGACGGCTGCCGCCCGCCGTGAACTCGCCGAGCTGGTCGCCCGCTACCGCGCCGCCAAACGCGAACGCGACCTGCTCGACTTCGGCGACCAGATCGCCCTGTCCGCACGCCTCGCGGGGGCCCCGGAGGTGGGCCGCATCCTGCGCGACGAGTTCAAGGTGGTGCTGCTCGACGAGTACCAGGACACCTCGGTCGCCCAGCGGGTCCTGCTGGCAGGCCTGTTCGGCGGCGGCACCGGCCATCCGGTCACCGCCGTCGGCGACCCCTGCCAGGCCATCTACGGCTGGCGCGGCGCCTCCGTCGCCAACCTCGACGACTTCCCCGAGCACTTCGCCCATCCCGACGGCCGGCCCGCCACGCGTCAGGCGCTCAGCGAGAACCGCCGCAGCGGCGGCCGGCTCCTCGATCTCGCCAACGGCCTCGCCGAGCCGCTGCGCGCCATGCACGCGGGCGTGGAGGCCCTCCGCCCCGCCCCCGGCGCCGAGCGCGACGGCATGGTGCGCTGCGCCCTCCTGCCCACCCACGCCGAGGAGATCGACTGGCTAGGGGACTCGATCGCCCATCTCGTACGGACCGGGAAGGAGCCCGGTGAGATCGCCGTCCTGTGCCGCACGGCGACCGACTTCGCCGAGATCCAGCGCGCCCTCGTCGAACGGGACGTCCCCGTGGAGGTGGTGGGACTCTCGGGCCTGCTGCACCTGCCCGAGGTCGCCGACCTGGTCGCCGTCTGCGAGGTCCTCCAGGACCCCGGTGCCAACGCCGCCCTGGTCCGCCTGCTGACCGGCCCGCGCTGGCGCATCGGCCCGCGCGACCTCGCCCTCCTCGGCCGGCGTGCCCGGCGGCTCGTGTCGCACGCGCGCGCGGACGGCGACGACGACCCCGACCGCCGGCTCGCCGAGGCCGTCGAGGGGGTCGACCCCGCCGAGGTGATATCGCTCGCCGACGCCCTGGAAACCTTCCTGGAGACGCCCCTCTACAGCGACGACGAGGACGACGACGGGCTGCCCTTCTCGCCGGACGCGCGCGTGCGGTTCGCGCGCCTGGCCGCCGAACTGCGCGACCTCCGCCGCTCGCTCGCCGATCCCCTGATGGACGTCCTGCACCGCGTCCTGGCCGTCACCGGCCTGGAGGTCGAACTGTCGGCTTCCCCGCACGCGTTGGCCGCCCGCCGCCGCGAGACCCTGTCCAACTTCCTCGACATCGCCGCCTCGTTCGCGGCCGGCGACAACGAGGCGACCCTCCTCGCCTTCCTCGGCTTCCTGCGCACCGCCGCCCAGTACGAGAAGGGCCTCGACAACGCCCTGCCCGGCGGCGAGAACACCGTCAAGGTGCTCACCGCGCACAAGTCCAAGGGCCTGGAGTGGGATGTCGTCGCTGTCCCCGGCCTGGTCACCGGGACCTTCCCGAGCACCCAGGGCCGTGAGAAGTGGACCGCCCAGGGCAAGGTGCTGCCACACGCGCTGCGTGGCGACACCGACACCCTGCCCGACGTCGACTCCTGGGACTCACGCGGCATGAAGGCCTTCCACGAGGCCATGAAGGACCACCAGCACACCGAGGAACTCCGCCTCGGCTACGTCACCTTCACCCGCCCCCGCTCCCTCCTCCTCGGCTCCGGCCACTGGTGGGGACCGACACAGAAGAAGCCCCGAGGACCGTCCGACTTCCTCAAGGCCCTGTCCGACCACTGCACGGCCGGCCACGGCGAGATCGAGGCCTGGGCCGACGAACCCGCCGAGGATGCGGAGAACCCGGCCCTGCACGGACAGAGCGCCGACCAGGTCTGGCCACTGCCCCTCGACGACACCGCCCTCGCGCGCCGCCGCGCCGCCGCCGAGACGGTGCTGGCCCATCTGGAGAACCTCGCCTCCCACCCGGACGGCCATCCCGCGGTCGCTCACGACCCGGACACCTACGACGACCCGGACTGGCCCCCGCCACCGGATGACGGGGAGCCGGACTTCGACGACCGGGACTTCGCGGACCGGGACTTCGCAGAACCGGACCTGGAAGACTTCACGGACGCCGAGGACGAGCCCCTCCCGGAGGACCCCGCCGACTGGGACACCTGGACGACGATCCGCGCGGCCGTCCCGCACCAGGCCACGGCCCCGGACGGCGACGAGCCCCCCGGCCCCGGCGAGGGCCCGCGCAGCCATCCCGAGGAGCGTGAGCCTCAAGAGCCGCGCGCCCACGCTCCGGAGCGCCCGCCCAAGCGTCCACGCGCCCAGCAGACTCCCACGCACCCCCGGCTCACCCCCGAGGAAGCCCGCACCATCGCCTCCTGGGACCGCGATCTCGACGCCCTGGCCGGGGAGCTCCTGCGCACACGGCAAGCCGTCACCGACGTGCCCCTGCCCGCGTCACTCACCGCGTCCCAGGTCCTGCGTCTGGCCGGCGACCCGGACGGGCTCGCACAGGAGCTCGCGCGCCCCATGCCGCGCCCCCCGCAACCCGCCGCCCGCCAGGGCACCCGGTTCCACGCCTGGGTCGAAGCCCGCTTCGAAGCCCTGACCCTGCCCATGCTGGAGCCGGACGACCTGCCCGGCAGCGACGCCGAGATCGCCGACGAACGCGACCTGGAAGCCCTCAAGGACGCCTTCGAGCGCAGCGAGTACGCCCACCGCACCCCCTACCGGATCGAGACGCCCTTCCAGCTCGCCCTCGCGGGCCGCGTGATCCGGGGCCGTATCGACGCCGTCTACCGACACAGCCACGGGGACACGACGACGTACGAGATCGTCGACTGGAAGACCGGCCGCACCCGCACCGCCGACCCCCTCCAGCTCGCCGTGTACCGGTTGGCCTGGGCCGAGCGGCAGGGCGTCCCTGTGGAATCGGTCACGGCCGCGTTCCTCTACGTCCGTACCGGAGACGTCGTACGCCCCAAGGACCTGCCCGGCCGGGCAGCACTGGAGCG
- a CDS encoding ATP-dependent DNA helicase, whose product MSSSSSTRRLSHSPVRQGTRGAYRLVRTPPARVDPPRLDAAQRAVVEYGSGPLLVLAGPGTGKTTTLVESVASRIARGGDPARVLVLTFSRKAAVELRDRMALRIGAARAPQATTFHSFCYALVRAHQDSDLFVEPLRLLSGPEQDVAVRELLAGQPDLERLGLAHVRWPDELRACLTTRGFADEVRAVLARSRELGLGPGALDAFARRIGRPDWRAAAAFLAEYLDVLDLQGVLDYAELVHRAVLLARRPEVAERLAAQYDAVFVDEYQDTDPAQVRLLQVLAGGGRTLVAFGDPDQSIYAFRGADVNGILDFPYAFPRADGRTAPVEVLRTSRRSGAALLAATRLVTQRMPLTRLPAEKVRAHRELAPVRDGGRVEVYTYPTSGTELDNIADILRRAHLEDGVPWGEMAVLVRAGSRTIPTVRRALTAAGVPLDIDGDDLALRHEPAVAPLLTALRAVATAEAAEGVVRLEEGDASGEARSVPEEAARQDSAGEPRSVSSEEPQQDSADESQSVSDDESQSVSDDEPQQDSADEPQSVSDDEPQSVSDDEPQSVSDDEPQQDSADEPQPPSAEPPSDTSWLDTETALTLLASPLAGMDAADLRRLGRALRDEERAAGNALPPPSDVLLARALAEPERLAVHDPAYARGAQRLGALLGKARERLANGGSAEEALWDLWEGTPWPGRLERAARRGGAAGRNADRDLDAVCALFATAARAEERTGGRGALNFLEEIDAEDIAADTLTRRAVRPDAVRLMTAHRSKGLEWRLVVVAGVQEGLWPDLRRRGSLLEADRIGRDGLAEPLTPGALLAEERRLFYVAATRARERLVVTAVKAPADDGDQPSRFLTELGVEPKDVTGRPRRPLSVAALVAELRATTVDPRVSDTLREAAARRLARLAALADEDGRPLVPSAHPYRWWGMFEPTESKVPLRNRDEPVVLSGSALDQLANTCALQWFLGREVKADAPATVAQGFGNVVHVLADEVASGHTPADLDVLMERLDSVWNALAFDAPWKSAQEKENARVALERFLKWHVMDRTGRTPVTSEHDFDVTLEAGEVEVRIRGQMDRVEADGEGRAYVVDFKTGKQPVSSAEVERHPQLAVYQLAVREGAVDEAFDGVRPEPGGAELVQLRQGAPKRDGGETLPKVQAQEPLEGEWVGDLLATAAGKVLDERFTPNAGQHCSHCAFRASCSAQPEGRQIVE is encoded by the coding sequence GTGAGCTCCTCTTCCTCCACCAGGCGTCTGTCGCACTCCCCGGTGCGACAGGGGACCCGTGGCGCTTACCGACTGGTGCGTACCCCGCCGGCCCGGGTGGATCCCCCTCGTCTGGACGCCGCGCAGCGCGCCGTGGTTGAGTACGGAAGCGGCCCTTTGCTCGTTCTTGCAGGTCCGGGCACCGGGAAGACGACCACGCTCGTCGAGTCGGTGGCCTCACGAATCGCTCGTGGAGGGGACCCCGCGCGCGTGCTCGTGCTGACGTTCAGCCGCAAGGCGGCCGTCGAGCTGCGCGACCGCATGGCGCTGCGCATAGGAGCGGCGCGCGCGCCGCAGGCGACCACCTTCCACTCGTTCTGCTACGCCCTGGTCCGCGCCCACCAGGACAGCGACCTGTTCGTGGAACCGCTGCGGCTGCTGTCGGGACCCGAGCAGGACGTGGCAGTACGCGAACTGCTCGCCGGTCAGCCCGACCTGGAGCGGCTCGGCCTCGCGCACGTGCGCTGGCCGGACGAACTGCGCGCCTGTCTGACCACCCGCGGCTTCGCCGACGAAGTCCGCGCGGTCCTCGCCCGCAGCCGCGAACTGGGCCTCGGACCGGGCGCCCTGGACGCCTTCGCCCGCCGCATCGGCCGCCCCGACTGGCGGGCCGCGGCCGCTTTCCTCGCCGAGTACCTCGACGTCCTCGACCTGCAGGGCGTCCTCGACTACGCCGAACTCGTCCACCGCGCGGTGCTCCTCGCTCGCCGCCCCGAGGTCGCCGAGCGACTCGCCGCCCAGTACGACGCCGTGTTCGTCGACGAATACCAGGACACCGACCCGGCCCAGGTACGGCTGCTGCAGGTGCTCGCCGGGGGTGGCCGCACCCTCGTCGCCTTCGGCGATCCCGACCAGTCGATCTACGCGTTCCGAGGCGCGGACGTCAACGGCATCCTCGACTTCCCGTACGCCTTCCCGCGCGCGGACGGCCGGACGGCCCCCGTCGAGGTCCTGCGCACCTCCCGCCGCTCCGGGGCCGCCCTGCTGGCCGCGACCCGCCTGGTGACCCAGCGCATGCCGCTGACCCGGCTGCCGGCGGAGAAGGTCCGCGCCCACCGCGAGCTCGCCCCGGTCCGGGACGGGGGACGCGTGGAGGTGTACACATACCCGACGTCCGGCACCGAACTGGACAACATCGCGGACATCCTGCGCCGGGCGCATCTGGAGGACGGCGTCCCTTGGGGCGAGATGGCGGTGCTGGTGCGCGCGGGATCCCGCACCATTCCGACGGTCCGGCGCGCTCTCACAGCGGCCGGAGTCCCCCTCGACATCGACGGCGACGACCTGGCCCTGCGACACGAACCGGCGGTGGCGCCGCTGCTGACGGCGCTGCGGGCAGTGGCCACGGCGGAGGCGGCGGAGGGCGTCGTACGGCTTGAGGAGGGCGACGCTTCCGGCGAGGCGCGGTCGGTGCCCGAGGAGGCGGCGCGGCAGGACTCGGCCGGTGAGCCGCGGTCGGTGTCAAGCGAGGAGCCGCAGCAGGACTCGGCCGACGAGTCGCAGTCGGTGTCCGACGACGAGTCGCAGTCGGTGTCCGACGATGAGCCGCAGCAGGACTCGGCCGACGAGCCGCAGTCGGTGTCCGACGACGAGCCGCAGTCGGTGTCCGACGACGAGCCGCAGTCCGTGTCAGACGATGAGCCGCAGCAGGACTCGGCCGACGAGCCGCAGCCCCCCTCCGCGGAACCGCCGTCGGACACCTCGTGGCTCGACACCGAGACCGCCCTCACCCTGCTCGCCTCCCCCCTCGCCGGGATGGACGCCGCCGACCTTCGCCGCCTCGGGCGTGCCCTGCGGGACGAGGAGCGGGCCGCGGGCAACGCCCTGCCGCCGCCGTCCGACGTGCTGCTCGCGCGGGCGCTCGCCGAGCCCGAACGGCTGGCCGTGCACGACCCCGCGTACGCGCGCGGAGCCCAGCGGCTCGGCGCGCTGCTCGGCAAGGCCCGCGAGCGCCTCGCGAACGGCGGCAGCGCCGAGGAGGCGCTGTGGGACCTGTGGGAGGGCACACCGTGGCCCGGGCGCCTCGAGCGGGCCGCGCGGCGCGGCGGCGCCGCGGGGCGCAACGCCGACCGTGATCTCGACGCCGTGTGCGCGCTGTTCGCGACCGCCGCGCGCGCGGAGGAGCGCACCGGAGGCCGCGGCGCCCTGAACTTCCTGGAGGAGATCGACGCCGAGGACATCGCCGCCGACACCCTCACCCGGCGTGCCGTACGCCCCGACGCCGTCCGTCTGATGACCGCGCACCGGTCCAAGGGGCTGGAGTGGCGCCTGGTCGTCGTCGCGGGCGTCCAGGAGGGACTGTGGCCGGACCTGCGCCGCCGCGGCTCCCTCCTGGAGGCCGACCGCATCGGCCGCGACGGACTCGCCGAACCGCTCACCCCCGGCGCCCTGCTGGCCGAGGAGCGCCGCCTGTTCTACGTGGCCGCCACGCGTGCGCGTGAGCGACTCGTGGTCACGGCGGTGAAGGCACCGGCGGACGACGGCGACCAGCCCTCCCGTTTCCTGACCGAACTCGGCGTCGAACCCAAAGACGTGACGGGGCGTCCCCGCCGCCCGCTGTCCGTCGCCGCCCTGGTCGCCGAACTCCGCGCCACCACCGTCGACCCACGCGTCTCCGACACCCTGAGGGAGGCCGCCGCCCGCCGACTGGCCCGGCTCGCCGCCCTCGCCGACGAGGACGGCCGCCCGCTCGTCCCCTCCGCCCATCCCTATCGCTGGTGGGGGATGTTCGAGCCGACCGAGTCCAAGGTGCCGCTGCGCAACCGCGACGAGCCCGTCGTGCTCTCCGGCAGCGCCCTCGACCAGCTCGCCAACACCTGCGCCCTCCAGTGGTTCCTGGGCCGCGAGGTGAAGGCCGACGCGCCCGCGACGGTCGCCCAGGGCTTCGGCAACGTCGTGCACGTCCTCGCCGACGAGGTCGCCTCCGGACACACCCCCGCCGACCTCGACGTCCTCATGGAGCGTCTCGACTCCGTGTGGAACGCGCTCGCCTTCGACGCGCCCTGGAAGTCGGCGCAGGAGAAGGAGAACGCGCGCGTGGCGCTCGAACGCTTCCTGAAGTGGCACGTCATGGACCGCACCGGTCGCACGCCGGTGACCAGCGAGCACGACTTCGACGTCACCCTGGAGGCGGGCGAGGTCGAGGTCCGCATCCGCGGCCAGATGGACCGTGTGGAGGCCGACGGCGAGGGCCGCGCGTATGTCGTCGACTTCAAGACCGGCAAGCAGCCGGTGAGTTCCGCCGAGGTCGAACGCCACCCCCAGCTCGCCGTCTACCAGCTCGCCGTCCGCGAGGGCGCCGTCGACGAGGCCTTCGACGGCGTACGGCCGGAGCCGGGCGGCGCCGAGCTCGTCCAGCTGCGCCAGGGCGCACCCAAGCGGGACGGCGGCGAGACCCTCCCCAAGGTGCAGGCGCAGGAACCGCTGGAGGGGGAGTGGGTCGGAGATCTGCTCGCCACGGCTGCGGGGAAGGTCCTCGACGAACGGTTCACACCGAACGCGGGGCAGCACTGCTCCCATTGCGCCTTCCGGGCCTCGTGCAGCGCTCAACCGGAAGGACGGCAGATCGTGGAGTGA
- a CDS encoding MGMT family protein, which produces MSEQSLPRDAHPEYADTLPEYAERVLDVAERIPPGRVMTYGDVAEWLEEGGPRQVGRVMALYGGAVPWWRVVRSDGVLLPGHELRALGHYRAEGTPLKEASRAAENHLPRLDMRRARWDGGDRAEGHT; this is translated from the coding sequence ATGAGCGAGCAGAGCCTTCCTCGGGACGCCCACCCGGAGTACGCGGACACCCTGCCGGAGTACGCCGAGCGGGTCCTCGACGTCGCCGAACGCATTCCGCCCGGGCGCGTCATGACGTACGGCGACGTCGCCGAGTGGCTGGAGGAGGGCGGCCCCCGGCAGGTGGGCCGGGTCATGGCCCTGTACGGCGGAGCCGTGCCGTGGTGGCGTGTCGTCCGCTCGGACGGCGTCCTGCTTCCCGGGCACGAACTGCGGGCCCTCGGCCACTACCGCGCCGAGGGCACGCCCCTGAAGGAGGCGAGCAGGGCCGCCGAGAACCATCTGCCACGCCTCGACATGAGACGAGCGCGCTGGGACGGCGGCGATCGTGCGGAGGGTCACACCTGA
- a CDS encoding lysylphosphatidylglycerol synthase domain-containing protein has protein sequence MKPQGVHPEDAESTSDASSRPDTADTDGKDTDDCVEEVHVDEVESDEPLLPARVHRPSDLMRLLVGVLAVVVLLAIAAFAHGTTSGLEQDINKGTGQAPDLLIKIAGLASSIAILLVPVAFAIERLIKRDGLRIADGVLAAVLAHGVTLATDLWVAKAAPGSIQEALTQPSPGDIHALTDPVHGYLAPVIAYMTAVGMSRRPRWRSVLWIVLMLDAFSMLVTGYTTPFSIILTVLIGWTVAYGTLYAVGSPNVRPTGRTLIAGLRTVGFHPVSAAREEASETAENSDRGRRYFVTLEDGPPLDVTVVDREQQAQGFFYRVWRNLTLRGFATRSSLQSLRQALEQEALLAYAAIAAGANAPKLIATSELGPDAVMLVYEHTGGRTLESLAEEEITDELLRNTWRQVQALQSRRIAHRRLAGDAILVDRSGAVILTDLRGGEIAASTLLLRMDVAQLVTTLGLLAGAERAVASAVSILGPDAVADCLPMLQPIALTRSTRATLRRLARERAQREREAVLDAAQQAKQAHLEETPEDARPVLEKPDKKTVKAEARAEKRAIDEAIEEAREEDLLTQIRHQVLLIRPQAPVEPARLERVKPRTLISFIAGAIGAYFLLTQLTHIEFGPLVANAEWGWVAAAVLFSACSYFAAAMALLGFVPERVGFLRTVAAQVAGSFVKIVAPAAVGGVALNTRFLQRQGVRPGLAVASVGASQLFGLGCHILMLLSFGYLTGTEKTPSLSPSRTVIAGLLTVAVLVLVVTSVPFLRKFVVTRVRSLFAGVVPRMLDVLQRPQKLVTGIGGMLLLTACFVMCLDASIRAFGQEGTSLSIASVAVVFLAGNALGSAAPTPGGVGAVEATLTVGLIAVGLPKEVAAPAVLLFRLLTLWLPVLPGWLAFNQLSRKGAL, from the coding sequence ATGAAGCCACAGGGTGTGCACCCGGAGGACGCCGAGAGCACCTCTGACGCTTCGTCGCGCCCCGACACCGCCGACACGGACGGCAAGGACACCGACGACTGCGTCGAGGAGGTGCACGTCGACGAGGTCGAGAGCGACGAACCGTTGCTTCCCGCGCGCGTGCACCGGCCCTCCGACCTCATGCGACTGCTGGTCGGTGTGCTGGCCGTCGTCGTGCTGCTCGCGATCGCCGCGTTCGCGCACGGCACCACCTCCGGCCTCGAACAGGACATCAACAAGGGCACCGGGCAGGCGCCCGACCTGCTCATCAAGATCGCCGGTCTCGCCTCCAGCATCGCGATCCTCCTCGTCCCGGTCGCCTTCGCGATCGAACGGCTGATCAAGCGCGACGGACTGCGGATCGCCGACGGCGTGCTCGCCGCGGTCCTCGCCCACGGTGTGACTCTCGCCACCGACCTGTGGGTCGCCAAGGCCGCCCCGGGCTCGATCCAGGAGGCGCTCACCCAGCCTTCCCCCGGCGACATCCATGCCCTCACCGACCCGGTGCACGGTTATCTGGCGCCCGTCATCGCCTATATGACGGCCGTCGGCATGTCCCGCAGGCCGCGCTGGCGGTCGGTGCTGTGGATCGTGCTGATGCTCGACGCGTTCTCGATGCTCGTCACCGGCTACACCACACCGTTCTCGATCATCCTGACGGTGCTGATCGGCTGGACGGTCGCCTACGGGACGCTGTACGCGGTCGGCTCGCCCAATGTCCGGCCCACCGGGCGGACGCTGATCGCGGGCCTCAGGACCGTCGGCTTCCACCCGGTCAGCGCGGCCCGCGAGGAGGCCTCGGAGACCGCGGAGAACAGCGACCGCGGCCGGCGCTACTTCGTCACCCTGGAGGACGGCCCCCCGCTGGATGTGACGGTGGTCGACCGGGAGCAGCAGGCGCAGGGCTTCTTCTACCGCGTGTGGCGCAATCTCACGCTGCGCGGCTTCGCCACCCGCAGCAGCCTCCAGTCGCTCAGGCAGGCGCTGGAGCAGGAGGCGCTGCTCGCCTATGCGGCCATCGCGGCCGGTGCCAACGCGCCCAAGCTGATCGCCACCTCCGAGCTCGGCCCCGACGCCGTGATGCTGGTCTACGAGCACACCGGCGGGCGCACGCTCGAGTCACTGGCCGAGGAGGAGATCACCGACGAACTGCTGCGCAACACCTGGCGTCAGGTGCAGGCGCTGCAGTCGCGGCGTATCGCGCACCGCAGGCTCGCGGGTGACGCGATCTTGGTGGATCGTTCCGGTGCGGTGATCCTCACCGATCTTCGTGGCGGCGAGATCGCGGCCAGCACCCTGCTGCTGCGCATGGACGTCGCCCAGCTGGTGACGACCCTGGGACTGCTGGCCGGCGCGGAGCGCGCGGTGGCCTCGGCGGTCAGCATCCTCGGCCCGGACGCCGTGGCCGACTGTCTGCCGATGCTGCAGCCCATCGCGCTGACGCGCTCCACGCGCGCGACGCTGCGCAGACTGGCCCGGGAACGGGCCCAGCGCGAGCGTGAGGCGGTCCTGGACGCGGCCCAGCAGGCCAAGCAGGCCCATTTGGAGGAGACGCCGGAGGACGCCAGACCCGTACTCGAGAAGCCCGACAAGAAGACCGTCAAGGCGGAGGCGCGGGCCGAGAAGCGGGCCATCGACGAGGCCATCGAGGAGGCGCGCGAGGAGGACCTGCTGACGCAGATCCGCCACCAGGTGCTGCTGATCAGGCCACAGGCACCGGTCGAACCGGCCCGCCTGGAGCGGGTGAAGCCGCGAACTCTGATCAGCTTCATCGCGGGTGCCATCGGCGCGTACTTCCTGCTGACGCAGCTCACCCACATCGAGTTCGGGCCGCTCGTCGCCAACGCCGAGTGGGGCTGGGTCGCGGCTGCCGTGCTGTTCTCGGCGTGCAGCTACTTCGCCGCGGCCATGGCGCTGCTGGGCTTCGTGCCCGAGCGGGTGGGGTTCCTGCGGACGGTCGCGGCCCAGGTCGCCGGTTCGTTCGTGAAGATCGTCGCGCCGGCCGCGGTCGGCGGTGTGGCTCTCAACACGCGCTTCCTGCAACGCCAGGGGGTGCGGCCGGGGCTCGCGGTGGCGAGTGTCGGCGCCTCGCAGTTGTTCGGGCTCGGCTGCCACATCCTGATGCTGCTGTCCTTCGGCTATCTGACCGGTACCGAGAAGACGCCGTCGCTGTCGCCGTCCCGAACGGTCATCGCGGGTCTGCTGACGGTGGCGGTGCTCGTGCTCGTGGTCACCTCGGTGCCGTTCCTCAGGAAATTCGTCGTCACGCGCGTGAGGTCGCTGTTCGCGGGTGTCGTGCCGCGCATGCTGGACGTGCTCCAGCGGCCGCAGAAGCTGGTCACCGGCATCGGCGGCATGCTGCTGCTGACGGCCTGCTTCGTGATGTGCCTGGACGCCTCGATCCGCGCCTTCGGCCAAGAGGGGACGTCGCTCAGCATCGCCAGCGTCGCCGTCGTCTTCCTCGCCGGCAACGCGCTCGGGTCGGCGGCTCCGACACCGGGTGGTGTGGGGGCCGTGGAAGCCACTTTGACGGTCGGTCTGATCGCCGTGGGGCTCCCCAAGGAAGTCGCTGCCCCGGCCGTCCTGCTGTTCCGTCTGCTGACGCTGTGGCTGCCGGTGCTGCCGGGCTGGCTGGCCTTCAACCAGCTGTCCCGCAAGGGCGCGCTGTAG